Proteins from a single region of Synchiropus splendidus isolate RoL2022-P1 chromosome 3, RoL_Sspl_1.0, whole genome shotgun sequence:
- the nat8l gene encoding N-acetylaspartate synthetase: MHLSSPKMVCETKIVADEHDAIPGTKKESIMWSAPALSEQKDVRRDAVFIREFERGDEEEVRRIFCEGIMERIPNTAFRGLRHQPRIQFLYALLTVMCFFMTKSFTLTCCAPIILMGARYYYSKKVIHNYLDCALHSDMADIEAYYMRPSGSSFWVAVFDGRVVGIVAAQGREDDNTVELRRMSVDSCYRGKGIAKALGRRVLEFAVRNNYAAVVLGTTAVKLAAHKLYESLGFRQTSQNPDHRLPGMSRSPLERLFFQIRHSRYRLQLREE, translated from the exons ATGCATTTATCGTCTCCCAAAATGGTTTGCGAGACTAAAATCGTTGCGGACGAACACGATGCTATACCTGGGACCAAAAAAGAGTCGATAATGTGGAGTGCTCCGGCTCTGAGCGAGCAGAAGGATGTGCGCAGAGATGCGGTTTTCATCCGCGAGTTCGAGCGCGGAGACGAAGAGGAGGTGCGGCGCATCTTTTGTGAGGGTATCATGGAGCGGATACCCAACACGGCGTTCAGAGGGCTCCGACACCAGCCCCGGATCCAGTTTCTATACGCTCTTCTGACTG TAATGTGCTTTTTCATGACCAAATCCTTCACGCTGACATGCTGCGCCCCAATCATTCTCATGGGCGCGCGCTACTACTACAGCAAGAAAGTTATCCACAATTATCTGGACTGTGCGCTGCACTCGGACATGGCTGACATAGAGGCCTATTACATGAGACCTTCAG GCTCCTCTTTCTGGGTTGCTGTTTTTGATGGACGTGTCGTGGGCATCGTCGCGGCACAGGGCCGAGAAGACGACAACACGGTTGAGCTGCGGCGCATGTCGGTGGATTCGTGCTACCGTGGCAAAGGCATTGCAAAAGCTCTGGGCCGCCGTGTTTTGGAGTTCGCTGTGCGCAACAACTACGCAGCTGTGGTCCTCGGCACGACAGCCGTCAAGTTAGCCGCTCACAAGCTGTACGAGTCACTGGGCTTCCGTCAAACCAGCCAGAACCCGGATCACCGGCTTCCTGGGATGAGCCGCTCACCACTGGAGAGGCTGTTCTTCCAGATCCGCCACAGCCGCTACCGCCTGCAGCTCCGTGAGGAGTGA